The following are encoded together in the Brassica napus cultivar Da-Ae chromosome A9, Da-Ae, whole genome shotgun sequence genome:
- the LOC106451570 gene encoding LOW QUALITY PROTEIN: pentatricopeptide repeat-containing protein At3g57430, chloroplastic-like (The sequence of the model RefSeq protein was modified relative to this genomic sequence to represent the inferred CDS: inserted 1 base in 1 codon), whose product MIRRHNYTSEPCPLAFTFFSLPXSQPLPSSRQKPPYLLRASPTSAALAEVSNAVDGSPSKLISQPRSPEFWIDSLRSKVRSNLLREAVLTYIDMIVLGITPDNFAFPALLKAVADLRDADLGKQIHAHVYKFGYGADSVTVANTLVNFYRKCGDFGDVYKVFDRITERNQVSWNSLISSLCSFEKWEMALEAFRCMLDEDVEPSSFTLVSVAIACSNLSEGLLLGKQVHAFSLRKGELNSFMVNTLVAMYGKLGKLGSCKVLLGSFDGRDLVTWNTVLSSLCQNEQFLEALEYLREMVLNGVEPDGFTISSVLPVCSHLELLRTGKEMHAYALKNGSLDENSFVGSALVDMYCNCKRVVSARRVFDGIFDRKIGLWNAMIAGCAQNERDEEALSLFIEMEESAGLLANTTTMASVVPACVRSNAFSRKEAIHGFVVKRGLGEDRFVQNALMDMYSRLGNIDIAEMIFSKLEDKDLVTWNTMITGYVFSECHEDALLLLHKMQNFERKADLKPNSITLMTILPSCAALSALAKGKEIHAYSIKNNLATGVAVGSALVDMYAKCGCLHNARKVFDQIPIRNVITWNVIIMAYGMHGNGQDAIDLLKMMIVQKVKPNEVTFISVFAACSHSGMVDEGLRIFYNMQNEYGVEPSSDHYACVVDLLGRAGRVGEAYQLMNTMPLDFDKAGAWSSLLGACRIHNNLEIGEIAAQNLVRLEPDVASHYVLLANIYSSAGLWEKGTEVRRKMKEKGVRKEPGCSWIEHGDEVHKFIAGDSSHPQSKKLHGYLETLWEKMRKEGYVPDTSCVLHNVEEDEKEVLLCGHSEKLAIAFGILNTSPGTVIRVAKNLRVCNDCHQATKFISKIVDREIILRDVRRFHHFKNGTCSCGDYW is encoded by the exons ATGATACGACGCCATAACTATACCTCCGAGCCATGTCCTCTTGCCTTCACTTTCTTCTCCCTCC TATCTCAACCGCTTCCGTCTTCCCGCCAGAAACCTCCTTACCTTCTTCGCGCCTCACCAACCTCCGCAGCACTAGCGGAAGTCTCCAACGCCGTTGATGGCTCCCCTTCGAAACTCATCTCTCAGCCACGCTCTCCGGAGTTTTGGATCGATTCCCTCCGCTCGAAAGTCCGATCAAATCTCCTCCGTGAAGCCGTCTTAACTTACATCGACATGATCGTTCTAGGCATAACGCCCGACAACTTCGCCTTCCCCGCTCTGCTAAAAGCCGTCGCCGACCTCCGCGACGCGGATTtggggaagcagatccacgccCACGTGTATAAATTCGGATACGGAGCCGACTCTGTCACCGTTGCGAACACCCTCGTGAATTTCTATAGAAAGTGCGGAGACTTCGGAGATGTCTACAAGGTGTTCGATAGAATTACCGAGAGAAACCAAGTCTCTTGGAACTCGTTGATTTCTTCCTTGTGTAGCTTCGAGAAGTGGGAGATGGCGTTGGAGGCTTTCCGGTGTATGTTGGATGAGGATGTTGAGCCTAGTTCGTTTACGTTGGTGAGTGTAGCTATCGCTTGCTCGAATTTGAGTGAGGGGTTGTTGCTTGGTAAGCAGGTTCATGCGTTTAGTTTGAGGAAGGGTGAGTTGAATTCGTTTATGGTGAACACGTTGGTGGCTATGTATGGTAAGCTGGGGAAGTTGGGATCTTGTAAGGTCTTGCTTGGAAGTTTTGATGGTCGTGATTTGGTCACGTGGAACACTGTGTTGAGCTCTTTGTGTCAGAACGAACAGTTTCTCGAGGCGCTGGAGTATTTGCGTGAGATGGTGTTGAATGGTGTTGAGCCAGATGGGTTCACTATCTCGAGTGTTCTTCCTGTTTGCTCACACTTGGAGTTGTTGAGGACAGGGAAGGAGATGCACGCCTACGCTTTGAAAAACGGTTCTTTGGATGAGAATTCGTTTGTTGGGAGTGCTTTGGTTGACATGTATTGTAATTGCAAGCGAGTGGTGAGTGCTCGTCGTGTGTTTGATGGGATCTTTGATAGAAAGATTGGCCTTTGGAATGCTATGATCGCTGGGTGTGCGCAGAATGAGCGTGACGAGGAAGCGTTGTCTCTGTTTATTGAAATGGAAGAAAGTGCTGGGCTTTTGGCTAACACAACCACAATGGCAAGCGTTGTCCCTGCTTGTGTCCGTTCTAATGCATTCTCTAGAAAAGAAGCGATCCATGGTTTTGTTGTGAAAAGAGGTCTAGGAGAAGACAGGTTTGTGCAGAACGCATTGATGGATATGTATTCTAGGCTGGGGAACATCGATATCGCCGAAATGATATTTAGTAAATTGGAAGATAAAGATTTAGTTACGTGGAACACCATGATTACAGGTTATGTATTCTCAGAATGCCATGAGGATGCGCTTCTTCTGCTACACAAGATGCAAAACTTTGAAAGAAAAGCTGATCTGAAACCCAATTCCATCACTCTGATGACAATCCTCCCCAGTTGTGCTGCACTGTCAGCATTAGCAAAGGGGAAAGAGATCCATGCTTACTCCATCAAGAACAATTTGGCAACTGGTGTGGCTGTAGGAAGCGCTTTAGTCGACATGTACGCAAAATGTGGCTGCCTCCACAACGCGAGAAAAGTGTTTGATCAGATTCCAATCAGAAACGTCATAACTTGGAATGTCATTATAATGGCATACGGGATGCACGGAAACGGGCAAGACGCCATAGATCTGCTCAAGATGATGATAGTACAGAAAGTAAAACCAAACGAGGTTACGTTCATCTCAGTGTTTGCAGCTTGTAGCCACTCAGGGATGGTGGATGAAGGATTGAGAATATTCTACAACATGCAAAACGAATACGGTGTTGAACCTAGCTCAGATCATTACGCATGTGTTGTAGATTTGCTTGGAAGGGCTGGTAGAGTTGGAGAAGCGTATCAGCTCATGAACACGATGCCTCTTGATTTCGACAAAGCTGGAGCTTGGAGTAGTCTCCTAGGTGCTTGCAGGATTCACAATAACCTAGAAATTGGAGAAATAGCTGCTCAGAATCTCGTTCGGCTTGAACCAGACGTAGCTAGTCACTATGTGCTACTTGCCAATATATATTCATCAGCAGGTCTTTGGGAGAAAGGAACAGAGGTAAGGAGAAAAATGAAAGAGAAAGGGGTGAGAAAAGAACCTGGATGCAGCTGGATCGAGCATGGAGATGAAGTACATAAATTCATAGCAGGTGACTCGTCTCACCCGCAAAGCAAGAAGCTCCATGGATATCTGGAGACCTTGTGGGAGAAAATGAGAAAAGAAGGATATGTACCTGACACGTCTTGTGTGCTTCACAATgtagaagaagatgagaaagaggTTTTGCTATGTGGACACAGTGAGAAGCTAGCGATTGCGTTTGGGATACTCAACACATCACCGGGTACTGTTATAAGGGTGGCTAAAAACCTGAGGGTTTGTAATGACTGTCATCAAGCTACAAAGTTTATCTCAAAGATTGTTGACAGAGAAATTATATTGAGAGATGTTAGGAGGTTTCATCATTTTAAGAATGGAACTTGCTCCTGTGGAGACTATTGGTGA